A single window of Candidatus Eremiobacterota bacterium DNA harbors:
- a CDS encoding bifunctional alpha,alpha-trehalose-phosphate synthase (UDP-forming)/trehalose-phosphatase has product MRLLVVSNRLSVTVNDEKSGKFTFSESAGGLATGLKGFLDAIGTSSHMFDEYLWVGWPGVSVGKKKQDHIKAELASKFRSHPVFLSAGEVEKFYSGFCNKTIWPLFHYFPVYTIYDESLWNHYKEANRKFMETILEVIEPDDTLWIHDYHLLLLPAMLRRKIPAVKVGFFLHIPFPTFEVFRLLPMKWRREILQGLLGADLIGFHTYSYTRYFLECVRNILGIDHSMGKLYDGERMVQADAFPISIDYRRFNEAARSPEVEDEIEKYRSILLGHRAILSMDRLDYSKGISNRLKGYEHFLSCSPEWRGKVVLILVVVPSRIKVEHYQAMKRQIDELVGKINGTYGSMEWTPVLYLYKSLSFKEIAALYSLSDIALITPLRDGMNLIAKEYVASRIDGRGVLVLSEMAGAAQELGEAILINPNNTEDMCGALKEALEMSEDDQKKRILAMQSRIMRYNIVAWAEDFLDSLFSLKEEQKKSICHMVTPSLRKQIVEDFRKAGKKILFLDYDGTLIPFSDHPLQAVPTPEVLELLLRLSSLPGTEVTIISGRDRRILSQWFDTLPVNLIAEHGVWTREKGLEWEALVHHESEWKLHLLPLLERSCDRLPGSFIENKEHSLVFHYRKSETDLSFLRVRELVADLVSYVANKNLHIVQGNKIVEVKNSGINKGVAAQRFLAKKEFGFILAIGDDQTDEDMFRAFSEPAYTIKVGMGSTQARYAVKDHRDVLNLLGSFADLKSPGIPVIGTPLKAR; this is encoded by the coding sequence ATGCGTCTTCTCGTTGTTTCCAACCGCCTGTCCGTAACCGTGAATGATGAAAAAAGCGGGAAGTTCACCTTCAGCGAGAGTGCCGGAGGCCTTGCCACCGGACTGAAGGGATTCCTTGACGCCATCGGCACCTCTTCCCACATGTTCGACGAATATCTCTGGGTTGGGTGGCCCGGCGTGTCTGTCGGGAAAAAAAAACAGGATCATATCAAGGCTGAGCTTGCCTCAAAGTTCAGATCACACCCCGTATTTCTCTCTGCCGGTGAAGTCGAGAAATTTTACTCAGGGTTCTGCAACAAGACAATCTGGCCTCTTTTCCACTATTTCCCTGTGTACACCATCTACGATGAGTCGCTCTGGAATCATTATAAAGAGGCCAACAGGAAATTCATGGAAACAATACTTGAGGTGATAGAGCCTGACGATACCCTGTGGATCCATGACTATCACCTCCTGCTCCTTCCCGCCATGCTTCGCAGGAAAATACCCGCAGTCAAGGTCGGCTTTTTTCTCCATATCCCCTTCCCCACCTTTGAAGTGTTCCGGCTTCTGCCTATGAAATGGCGCAGGGAGATTCTCCAGGGACTGCTCGGCGCGGACCTCATTGGATTCCACACTTACAGCTACACGCGGTACTTCCTCGAGTGCGTCCGCAATATCCTCGGGATAGATCACAGCATGGGAAAGCTTTACGACGGCGAGAGGATGGTCCAGGCCGATGCGTTCCCCATAAGCATAGATTACCGCCGCTTCAATGAGGCCGCCCGGTCCCCCGAGGTGGAAGACGAGATAGAAAAATACCGCTCCATCCTCCTTGGCCACAGGGCCATATTGTCGATGGACCGACTGGACTACTCAAAAGGTATCAGCAACAGGCTCAAAGGCTATGAGCACTTCCTTTCCTGTTCTCCCGAGTGGCGGGGGAAAGTGGTGCTCATCTTGGTGGTAGTGCCTTCGAGGATAAAAGTAGAGCACTACCAGGCCATGAAGCGCCAGATAGACGAGCTTGTGGGAAAGATAAACGGCACATACGGCAGCATGGAGTGGACACCGGTGCTCTATCTTTACAAGTCGCTCTCTTTTAAAGAGATAGCCGCTCTGTATTCCCTGAGCGACATTGCGCTTATCACCCCCCTGAGGGACGGCATGAATCTCATCGCGAAAGAATACGTGGCTTCCCGTATTGACGGCAGGGGCGTGCTTGTCCTGAGCGAAATGGCGGGAGCGGCGCAGGAGCTGGGCGAGGCGATCCTGATAAATCCCAATAACACGGAAGACATGTGCGGGGCATTGAAGGAAGCGCTGGAGATGAGCGAGGACGATCAGAAGAAAAGAATCCTCGCCATGCAGTCAAGGATTATGAGGTACAACATAGTCGCATGGGCCGAGGATTTCCTGGATTCTCTTTTTTCCCTCAAGGAAGAGCAGAAAAAGTCAATATGCCACATGGTGACTCCTTCCCTTCGGAAGCAGATTGTCGAAGATTTCAGGAAAGCAGGGAAGAAAATACTCTTTCTTGATTATGACGGCACTCTCATCCCCTTTTCCGATCATCCTCTCCAGGCGGTGCCGACACCGGAGGTTCTTGAGCTCCTGCTGCGGCTCTCCTCCCTGCCCGGCACGGAAGTGACGATTATCAGCGGCCGCGACAGAAGGATCCTGTCGCAGTGGTTTGACACCCTGCCGGTAAACCTCATTGCCGAGCATGGCGTCTGGACAAGAGAAAAAGGCCTGGAGTGGGAGGCGCTTGTGCACCATGAAAGCGAATGGAAGCTTCACCTGCTCCCGCTGCTTGAGCGGTCATGCGACAGGCTTCCCGGGTCCTTCATTGAAAACAAGGAGCACTCCCTTGTATTTCATTACCGCAAGTCTGAGACCGACCTGAGCTTCCTGAGGGTGAGAGAGCTCGTGGCAGACCTGGTGAGCTACGTGGCAAACAAGAATCTCCATATTGTGCAGGGAAACAAGATCGTTGAAGTAAAGAATTCGGGGATAAATAAAGGTGTAGCCGCGCAGCGCTTCCTCGCGAAAAAGGAGTTCGGCTTTATTCTCGCCATTGGTGATGACCAGACCGATGAGGACATGTTCAGGGCTTTTTCTGAGCCTGCTTACACGATAAAGGTGGGAATGGGCAGCACCCAGGCCCGTTACGCGGTGAAAGATCACCGGGACGTGCTGAATCTCCTTGGCAGTTTTGCCGACTTGAAGAGCCCCGGCATTCCCGTCATTGGCACACCATTAAAAGCGAGGTGA
- the treS gene encoding maltose alpha-D-glucosyltransferase, with translation MEERWQEHYREQTEREEYIRWLELNSMLYQAEILARSYLRTEKKWQRPYALPNPRAVVSKAPAWFTAYPASMITAKGESILRTLADDRLWDCLREIGIKALHTGPTKRAGGLSGRHYTPSIDGSFDRISYDVAPDFGSDIDYLEMVHVAKNHGAIIIGDVIPGHTGKGADFLLAERNFSDYPGIYHMVMIGPEDWNLLPPVPAGADSANLSQEQVQKLKEKGYIIGELTRIIFYEPGIKESNWSATAVVTGQGGEKFRWVYLHYFKEGQPTLNWLDPSFAAQRLLIGDIIDSMRVLGDSGLRLDANGFLGIEVNPMTGKAWSEGHPLSVTANGIIAMMVRKLGGFTFQELNLTLEDLKAMTITGPDLSYDFITRPAYHHALAAGNVEFLRLMMRLMHQYQIDPAALVHALQNHDELTLELIHFNTAHAEELFRYRGKKLRGADLRAAVHREMFSRYAGGGISYNVAHPNGIVSTNATLCAAVLGIRDVYRTTPSECEGIKRLHLLLAMFNAFQPGVFALSGWDLVGALTLRPEEAAELLADGDTRWLNRGAYDLMEVNPHATHSGAGIARAVSLYGSLPQQLKSPDSFLRKLQHMLAVREEYRIPESKQTAIPPTRSRGLIAMVHELPSNRGILVTVLNFSSRSVEDTIRLKENSHFTVTDILERKTIGSTRGQLCLSLAPFEGKALLLD, from the coding sequence GTGGAAGAAAGATGGCAAGAACATTACAGGGAGCAGACAGAGAGGGAGGAATATATCAGGTGGCTCGAGCTGAACTCGATGCTGTACCAGGCGGAAATACTCGCGAGAAGCTATCTCAGAACGGAAAAGAAATGGCAGAGGCCCTATGCCCTGCCGAATCCCCGCGCGGTGGTCTCAAAGGCCCCCGCATGGTTCACTGCCTACCCGGCTTCGATGATAACGGCAAAGGGTGAATCAATACTCAGGACACTCGCCGATGACAGATTGTGGGACTGCCTGAGGGAAATCGGCATCAAGGCGCTCCACACCGGCCCTACAAAAAGGGCGGGAGGTCTCAGCGGGAGGCACTACACCCCCTCCATAGACGGGAGCTTTGACAGGATCAGCTACGATGTCGCCCCAGACTTTGGTTCCGATATAGACTATCTTGAAATGGTGCATGTGGCGAAGAATCACGGCGCAATAATAATCGGCGACGTGATTCCCGGCCATACCGGCAAAGGTGCTGATTTTCTTCTCGCAGAGCGGAATTTCAGCGATTACCCGGGCATCTATCACATGGTAATGATAGGACCTGAAGACTGGAATCTTCTCCCTCCCGTGCCTGCCGGGGCTGACTCGGCAAACCTTTCGCAGGAGCAGGTGCAGAAACTGAAAGAGAAGGGATACATAATAGGGGAGCTCACCAGGATCATATTTTATGAGCCGGGAATCAAGGAGTCCAACTGGAGCGCCACCGCCGTGGTGACCGGCCAGGGAGGGGAAAAATTCCGCTGGGTATATCTCCATTACTTCAAGGAGGGGCAGCCTACCCTCAACTGGCTTGACCCGAGCTTTGCAGCCCAGAGGCTTCTCATAGGCGACATCATCGACTCCATGAGAGTGCTTGGCGACAGCGGCCTCAGGCTTGACGCGAACGGGTTTCTTGGTATCGAGGTGAACCCTATGACAGGGAAGGCCTGGTCTGAAGGCCACCCCCTCTCCGTGACGGCAAACGGCATTATCGCGATGATGGTGAGAAAGCTGGGCGGCTTTACCTTTCAGGAGCTGAACCTGACGCTTGAGGACCTTAAGGCAATGACAATTACAGGCCCCGACCTGTCCTATGATTTTATCACAAGGCCGGCATATCATCACGCCCTTGCAGCCGGCAACGTGGAATTTCTCCGCCTCATGATGCGCCTCATGCACCAATATCAGATTGATCCTGCAGCGCTTGTCCACGCCCTCCAGAATCACGACGAGCTCACTCTCGAGCTTATCCATTTCAATACCGCCCACGCGGAAGAGCTTTTCAGATACCGGGGAAAGAAGCTCAGAGGAGCCGACCTGAGAGCCGCCGTTCACCGCGAAATGTTTTCACGTTATGCGGGAGGCGGAATCTCCTATAACGTGGCTCATCCGAACGGAATAGTGAGCACAAATGCCACATTGTGCGCCGCGGTGCTTGGCATAAGAGATGTGTACCGGACGACTCCTTCCGAATGCGAGGGGATCAAGAGGCTTCACCTGCTTCTTGCCATGTTCAACGCATTCCAGCCTGGAGTCTTTGCCCTCTCGGGCTGGGATCTTGTCGGAGCTCTCACTCTCAGGCCCGAAGAAGCAGCAGAGCTTCTCGCGGACGGCGATACGCGATGGCTCAACAGGGGAGCCTATGACCTCATGGAGGTAAATCCCCATGCGACCCATTCAGGAGCAGGTATCGCCAGGGCGGTCTCTCTCTATGGCTCTCTGCCGCAGCAGTTGAAGTCACCGGATTCTTTCCTGCGGAAACTCCAGCACATGCTTGCCGTAAGGGAAGAATACAGGATCCCCGAGTCAAAGCAGACTGCAATCCCTCCCACAAGATCCAGAGGACTTATCGCAATGGTGCATGAGCTCCCGTCAAATCGAGGGATTCTTGTGACCGTGCTCAACTTCAGCTCCAGGAGTGTTGAAGACACCATCAGGCTCAAAGAGAACTCCCACTTCACGGTGACCGACATCCTCGAGCGGAAGACCATTGGTTCTACCCGGGGGCAGCTTTGCCTTTCACTTGCTCCCTTTGAAGGGAAAGCGCTTCTCCTTGACTGA
- a CDS encoding TIGR00341 family protein — protein sequence MKHLRISQKRQQEIYGNIDDISTPRASFYIMVILSTTIAAYGLLSNSTAVVIGAMLVAPLMGPIFGIALGLSTGDGKLLRKALAAELFGLILATLVGMLIGLLPLRLDFGSEIMARTQPTLYDIIIALASGLAGAYALVDEKISPALPGVAIATALVPPLATCGLCLAAGRYEWSFGAFLLFLANLLAIELAAAIVFTFFGMSEAKPHEPYNILRFLKRFAISFIALAIAAIFMTGTLAGLIEERKLSRKIESVLSAEIHSSLGAQLSQTTIRKRGAAMEVIATVLTPQEFKPSQVARFESRLRKVVNPSVNLIVRSLISKDADRSGIVFIDEKERERLARTSEQTLLLTQTSQILEESLKKVSGAQLDEVRVDAENGDLTVIAAVDTPAVIAPSQVKEMEQSLGESLKKPVHLMVRSLMTRNADSQRFLYEEKKEVKPLTGDALAFYKRLQLEITKEIGRQVKGSMLIEVRYREKDKRLVVLASVKTPVNFRPLDVKIIEKGLRKSITPRLDLVIRSTVGTDTSSSGYVYLFDESRLSPDLNNEDARSVPGGGVPAVPGSGAGKEQP from the coding sequence GTGAAACACCTCAGAATCTCACAGAAACGCCAGCAGGAGATATACGGGAATATAGATGATATCTCCACTCCAAGGGCTTCATTTTATATAATGGTGATTCTCTCAACGACCATTGCGGCCTATGGACTCCTCTCCAACAGCACCGCGGTGGTCATAGGCGCGATGCTCGTGGCACCGCTGATGGGGCCCATATTCGGCATAGCCCTGGGCCTCTCAACCGGTGATGGAAAGCTCCTCAGGAAAGCCCTCGCCGCCGAACTGTTCGGCCTGATCCTTGCAACGCTGGTGGGGATGCTCATCGGTCTTCTTCCTCTCCGCCTGGATTTCGGCTCGGAGATCATGGCAAGGACCCAGCCGACACTATATGATATTATCATCGCCCTTGCATCGGGCCTGGCTGGCGCTTATGCGCTGGTGGATGAAAAGATAAGCCCGGCCCTTCCGGGAGTGGCCATAGCCACGGCCCTCGTCCCTCCCCTCGCCACATGCGGCCTCTGCCTCGCCGCTGGCCGCTACGAGTGGTCCTTCGGCGCATTTCTCCTCTTCCTTGCCAACCTTCTTGCCATCGAGCTGGCGGCGGCCATAGTATTCACCTTCTTCGGCATGTCGGAGGCGAAGCCCCATGAACCTTATAACATATTGCGCTTCTTGAAGCGTTTTGCTATAAGCTTCATAGCGCTCGCCATTGCAGCAATTTTCATGACCGGAACCCTTGCGGGTCTGATTGAGGAAAGGAAGCTTTCACGGAAAATCGAGTCGGTGCTCTCGGCGGAAATCCATTCCTCACTGGGCGCCCAGTTATCTCAGACCACCATCAGGAAGCGCGGCGCGGCCATGGAAGTGATCGCCACCGTACTGACGCCGCAGGAATTCAAGCCGTCCCAGGTGGCGCGCTTTGAGAGCCGGCTCCGCAAAGTGGTGAATCCTTCCGTCAATCTCATCGTGAGGTCCCTTATCTCCAAGGATGCCGACAGGAGCGGGATTGTCTTCATCGATGAAAAGGAGCGGGAGCGCCTGGCAAGAACCTCGGAGCAGACCCTCCTTCTTACACAGACCTCGCAGATCCTTGAAGAGAGCCTGAAGAAAGTCTCCGGCGCCCAGCTCGACGAGGTGCGGGTCGATGCGGAAAACGGAGACCTGACCGTTATTGCCGCCGTCGATACCCCCGCGGTGATTGCTCCTTCCCAGGTGAAGGAAATGGAGCAGTCCCTCGGTGAAAGCCTTAAAAAGCCGGTCCACCTTATGGTGCGTTCCCTTATGACCCGCAATGCAGACTCACAGCGCTTCCTCTATGAGGAGAAGAAGGAAGTGAAGCCCCTCACCGGCGATGCCCTTGCCTTTTATAAGCGCCTGCAGCTTGAGATAACAAAAGAGATCGGCAGGCAGGTAAAAGGGTCAATGCTCATAGAGGTGCGCTACAGGGAAAAAGATAAGCGCCTTGTCGTACTCGCGTCGGTGAAAACGCCGGTGAACTTCCGCCCCCTTGATGTGAAAATCATCGAAAAAGGCCTGAGAAAGTCAATCACCCCCCGGCTCGACCTGGTCATCCGCTCGACGGTGGGGACCGACACCTCCTCATCGGGGTATGTCTATCTTTTCGATGAAAGCAGGCTCTCACCGGATTTGAACAATGAAGATGCCAGGAGTGTGCCCGGTGGCGGGGTTCCGGCAGTGCCCGGCAGCGGAGCGGGAAAGGAGCAGCCATGA
- a CDS encoding Na+/H+ antiporter, translating into MSHGGSFDMELSIERIVELLIVATVVALITKKIRVPYTVALVLIGIAIGVNHLLLPFSLSTDVILLLFLPPLLFEGTLSMDLEILREKWREVLLLAFPVTFLSVLAIGAGAHYFLGYSWTISLFLGAILSPTDPISVLALFKELGVSKRLSLMVEGESCFNDGLGVVLFLIFSRFVAGENVAASKALLLFVSEVAGGLAVGIVLGYAVYRIMKYIDDHLIEVMISVILAFGAYILAERLHFSGVMAVVAAGLIVGNYGRVFSMSPSTRLVLSSFWQVMAFIANSLLFLLMGIAMESAALGHYAGKIALIFMIILIGRLIFVFLMGLLLKATGRPMPFSWQLVIGWSGLRGSIPVALALGVTLPAAGGGIPVQKEFVTLIFGVVAVSILLNGLTIKPLIARLGLAKKDEHESDFEFLIGRRMALSAAHGSLQEMNSTGQIPHDFYEKLFTILENKSSRLREEMTSYLEKHPGVAYSRHDDILIALARAERTAVEDAFMKGLISEETFTSLRKEIDRKIEQGSETAEIGGEAPLDAEEEVSRGLPLAEDDERQDTAGEA; encoded by the coding sequence ATGAGCCACGGCGGCAGCTTTGATATGGAGCTCAGCATCGAGAGGATCGTCGAGCTCCTCATCGTCGCCACGGTGGTGGCGCTCATCACGAAGAAAATCAGGGTCCCCTACACGGTGGCGCTTGTGCTCATCGGCATTGCCATAGGCGTCAACCACCTTCTCCTCCCCTTTTCCCTCTCCACCGACGTGATACTGCTCCTCTTTCTCCCGCCCCTCCTCTTTGAAGGCACTCTCTCGATGGATCTCGAGATCCTCAGGGAAAAATGGCGGGAAGTGCTGCTGCTTGCCTTTCCCGTCACGTTCCTCTCGGTGCTGGCCATCGGGGCGGGGGCCCATTATTTCCTGGGTTACTCCTGGACCATATCCCTCTTCCTCGGGGCCATTCTCTCGCCCACCGACCCTATAAGCGTGCTTGCCCTCTTCAAGGAGCTCGGTGTCTCAAAACGCCTCTCCCTCATGGTGGAAGGTGAGTCATGCTTCAATGACGGCCTGGGCGTCGTGCTCTTCCTGATCTTCTCCCGCTTTGTGGCCGGTGAAAACGTCGCCGCGTCGAAAGCTTTGCTGCTTTTTGTCTCAGAGGTGGCGGGGGGCCTCGCGGTAGGTATTGTGCTGGGCTACGCCGTCTACCGGATCATGAAATATATCGACGATCACCTCATTGAGGTGATGATATCAGTCATCCTCGCCTTCGGCGCCTATATCCTCGCGGAGAGGCTCCACTTTTCCGGCGTAATGGCCGTCGTGGCTGCAGGCCTGATAGTAGGAAACTACGGCCGCGTCTTTTCCATGTCGCCGAGCACGAGGCTCGTCCTCTCCTCGTTCTGGCAGGTCATGGCCTTTATCGCCAATTCTCTCCTCTTTCTTCTGATGGGCATCGCGATGGAAAGCGCCGCTCTCGGCCATTATGCCGGGAAAATCGCCCTCATATTCATGATAATATTGATTGGCCGGCTGATCTTCGTGTTCCTTATGGGCCTCCTTCTCAAAGCCACTGGAAGACCGATGCCCTTCTCATGGCAGCTCGTGATAGGCTGGTCGGGCCTTCGGGGCTCAATTCCCGTCGCGCTCGCGCTGGGCGTCACACTCCCCGCTGCAGGCGGTGGCATTCCTGTCCAGAAGGAATTCGTCACTCTGATCTTCGGAGTGGTCGCCGTTTCAATTCTGCTGAACGGCCTTACCATAAAGCCCCTCATTGCCCGCCTGGGGCTCGCGAAAAAGGACGAGCATGAGAGTGATTTCGAGTTCCTCATCGGGCGCAGGATGGCCCTTTCAGCAGCACACGGAAGCCTCCAGGAGATGAACTCCACGGGGCAGATACCTCATGATTTTTATGAAAAGCTTTTCACCATCCTGGAAAACAAGTCTTCACGGCTCAGAGAGGAGATGACCAGCTACCTGGAAAAACACCCCGGTGTGGCATATTCGCGCCATGATGACATACTCATCGCACTTGCCCGCGCCGAGCGCACTGCAGTAGAAGACGCTTTCATGAAAGGCCTCATCTCGGAGGAGACCTTCACCTCTCTCAGGAAAGAAATTGACAGGAAAATTGAGCAGGGCTCAGAGACTGCAGAAATCGGCGGTGAGGCCCCCCTGGACGCCGAAGAGGAAGTGAGTCGCGGCCTTCCGCTCGCAGAAGATGACGAAAGGCAGGATACCGCAGGAGAAGCTTGA
- a CDS encoding CBS domain-containing protein, translated as MKIADWMKTELVTVAGETTIEEAINLLVEKRVGTLPVVAADGRLLGLVTMKRILKQFLPDFFDLKMNIDHIEDFGAMELPSRERQALMSRQVAGVMERNPVTVSTECTVFSAVNIMSRHNIYDLLIADKGFLKGLVSTVDLGVAFLHWIKSSAELSEKESSSPQDDD; from the coding sequence ATGAAGATAGCGGACTGGATGAAAACGGAGCTTGTCACGGTGGCAGGCGAGACCACCATCGAGGAGGCCATCAACCTTCTTGTCGAGAAACGGGTGGGCACTCTTCCCGTCGTGGCCGCCGACGGGAGGCTCCTGGGGCTCGTGACGATGAAGAGGATCCTGAAGCAGTTTCTTCCCGATTTCTTTGACCTGAAAATGAATATTGATCATATAGAGGATTTCGGGGCGATGGAGCTCCCCTCCAGAGAGCGCCAGGCCCTGATGAGCAGACAAGTCGCCGGGGTGATGGAAAGAAATCCCGTCACCGTCTCAACGGAGTGCACCGTGTTCAGCGCCGTCAATATCATGTCCCGCCATAATATCTATGACCTTCTTATCGCAGACAAGGGCTTCCTCAAGGGCCTCGTCTCGACGGTGGACCTCGGCGTGGCCTTCCTGCACTGGATCAAGTCCAGTGCAGAGCTCTCCGAGAAGGAAAGCTCCTCTCCGCAGGATGATGACTAG
- a CDS encoding ArsB/NhaD family transporter codes for MPEPKMIVSALIFIVTFTLIMSEKVHRTTAAMLGASAMVLAGTWMGFYNAEEAFKAVDLETIGLLMGMMIILAMLERTGFFEYVAIFAALRSKGNPVVLLVALGTTTTVLSMFLDNVTTVVLIGPVTILICRMLGISPVPFLMAEALLSDTGGVATLVGDPPNIMIGSASGLTFMDFIIHLAPQVLVAWIIALVVLMIVFRKTLRKKPKGLDALMHMDVASVLKDRVNARRLMIVLGAVIVLFFLHSAIHLKPSVVALMGAAAALLWVRPRVEEIFTQVELAVLVFFAALFVTVGGLEHSGILTVLAKSIVGLAKSNCLHCCIFLIWASAVASALVDNIPFTMAMIPVIQYLETQGVMVTPLWWALALGVGFGGNGTPIGSTANVVIVSLSEKTSTPITTRIWLKSGLVVMLATCMAATLTFILFFNFMKY; via the coding sequence ATGCCTGAGCCAAAAATGATAGTCTCAGCCCTCATTTTTATCGTCACTTTCACCCTTATCATGTCGGAGAAGGTGCACCGCACGACGGCGGCCATGCTGGGAGCTTCAGCGATGGTGCTTGCCGGCACCTGGATGGGATTTTATAATGCCGAGGAAGCCTTTAAAGCCGTGGACCTCGAGACAATAGGCCTCTTGATGGGAATGATGATCATACTTGCCATGCTCGAGCGGACGGGCTTTTTTGAGTACGTGGCCATCTTTGCCGCCCTCAGGAGCAAGGGCAATCCCGTGGTCCTGCTTGTCGCCCTCGGCACCACCACCACGGTGCTCTCGATGTTTCTGGACAACGTGACGACGGTGGTCCTCATAGGGCCCGTGACAATCCTGATCTGCAGGATGCTGGGAATCAGCCCGGTGCCTTTCCTCATGGCGGAAGCGCTCCTCTCCGACACCGGCGGGGTGGCAACCCTCGTGGGTGATCCTCCTAACATCATGATAGGCTCGGCATCGGGCCTCACTTTCATGGACTTCATCATTCACCTGGCCCCTCAGGTTCTCGTTGCCTGGATTATCGCCCTCGTAGTCCTGATGATAGTCTTCAGGAAAACGCTGAGAAAAAAGCCGAAGGGCCTTGACGCGCTGATGCACATGGATGTGGCTTCCGTGCTCAAGGACAGGGTGAATGCCCGCCGCCTCATGATTGTGCTCGGCGCCGTCATCGTGCTCTTTTTCCTGCACAGTGCCATTCATCTCAAGCCTTCAGTCGTCGCCCTGATGGGGGCTGCCGCGGCGCTGCTGTGGGTGAGGCCCAGGGTGGAGGAGATTTTCACGCAGGTCGAGCTCGCCGTGCTGGTCTTTTTCGCCGCTCTTTTCGTCACCGTGGGGGGACTCGAGCACAGCGGGATCCTCACGGTGCTTGCTAAGAGCATCGTGGGCCTTGCAAAATCAAACTGCCTTCACTGCTGCATCTTCCTGATATGGGCTTCGGCCGTCGCCTCGGCCCTGGTGGACAACATCCCCTTCACCATGGCGATGATCCCCGTCATTCAGTATCTTGAGACCCAGGGGGTGATGGTGACACCCCTGTGGTGGGCACTGGCACTTGGAGTGGGCTTCGGCGGGAACGGCACGCCCATAGGCTCTACTGCGAACGTCGTGATAGTAAGCCTTTCTGAAAAGACAAGCACCCCGATTACCACCAGGATATGGCTGAAAAGCGGGCTCGTCGTGATGCTCGCCACGTGTATGGCGGCCACGCTCACCTTCATCCTGTTTTTCAACTTCATGAAATACTAG